A window of Xiphophorus hellerii strain 12219 chromosome 19, Xiphophorus_hellerii-4.1, whole genome shotgun sequence contains these coding sequences:
- the LOC116708871 gene encoding uncharacterized protein KIAA1522 homolog: MSNRDSLGVGELLPQDVIHVFAQEKHSKRGRKKRTRSFGRAFSWFKRKKRKNNFNNGQNHGMGPPLDLDLDRHRSSHHGGHKGGQKSGKQTHQHGNSHAAPKLNDDDKTPAPPQFQENVFIESSRSKYMEDLHTEALEGLKMMQEEENSNGVEYQDNESTVSTVTVQTDGESAGFVTDSTIPDTSSVISRQSSMSARSSRSGLTRQASTFRPLNSGKKSEKSKTRKRQRRSVAGIPRHVQKEFGLDRVGWMVTRRLDEEQLFNRDTDNSPLTVGPESPEELGSIPQTSNIIHPLSKEKVAQLNAAHAAHTDDLALLHRFTPLSEGERRPRSVAVPWMTTASSLQQKPPSPVMTMSPQAAYMSKIIPNAVLPPSVDVVEISRSRSRSSVRMVSKSSLLVSSPAPSRASSRASSSRTTSSNITSVSRYNGPTLSDTSCYSNSDSSETLVSDSSTISSNSRQKMPHNVDTSAKHYTVNSNSSNGTFNTKVLIKGEQKDGQFVRSLSVIKSKRAPPPPSRSYSLHSKMKRRSQDLLELPIEPSAPSKEQENHKPGSSPLPSSCVDSPGYHGDTSSLDDSTGSTLFALKKSQLPAPKTEDSKKAAATDCKDASVEKQEQFQENKHTTLLSPSSGYSSQDGTSPQQPPSTSPKHKKGFFTKLQKLFSGPNSSSLAPGVSTQAEIAEPKHDTVSVSPSVQTLRELFNIPPPPKVHAPPPPPPEVWAHSKRTFELLLGPPAPDNPIAIIKKNPKDRRQQRQSPSVSREGSVKSFAVERKHKDMAVTVESINESLEAKKVQESGILNAEIHKEKIERLSQNEDLEGNVKKEKESVCDILNGILVKDIEKRERKGQKTSSQAAEGMTNTATSTTISSVNISSSVSGPLQLSAIQTTEASRSVKVVLPESSWPPPPPPMAQVSINGADGLDFPLPPPPFFSEEGMISPVQVPPNGNSYGCKSSPGAVFSRQDVKGDCIEVSPSPGIPPPPSYTAPLPPTTETEKGSVPPKESSVSASPVKEVHLPTAVEVSKDFTLQHTQETSYSTEQAGPLRKYVPPQSIPPLPTQLQPSEQEIDPPDKSAPPKPETKELPNSILIPHQCIPPSPPKEPLLKSSTDHSGTDEAPILPPSEFRNASLLKEEEEIASTQPINIPLPPPLPAQIPADSKNKYGPLSIENQHQTTACASDVHREQSNAITPSLLKMVKLRSVENSLEPLETQEQASSKGVLKDPSSTITSSLLQMIKLRSVNNSPEPTESSTGVKEEPTPSFLQKVKLRSINNSPEPAEVAKDSGEASVSSATPSSLQTVMLQDINNSPEPPEAGKDASESSLSVATPSSLQTVKLQAINNSPEPAEEVKDATEESVKNSPEPLEAKEQPKPETPVNQQLPDKELPTSSSTSEAPQKPIRKSLIMTYPTSTSPPATITSTPTLSQSVVVSTATSPTVVAPMKESPPATTSSGSMNLQEAIRLRTAARSKQGPSSRLSPLSPLDYLKSPTSTASFIFSKSNKKVVIETKQKQEEKENVQNNEEDSTKVTSEGESKIVGRVPPPVAKKPKAKGKEAETSDAVEQTAGQETQLDGLKDTTEEINGTAGTVQSGTSSA, encoded by the exons ATGTCAAATCGTGATTCCCTGGGGGTCGGGGAGCTGCTTCCCCAAGACGTGATCCATGTTTTTGCCCaggaaaaacacagcaaaagagGCCGAAAGAAGCGCACTCGCTCCTTCGGTCGAGCTTTCAGCTGGTTcaagagaaagaagaggaagaacaaCTTCAATAATGGGCAGAACCACGGTATGGGCCCCCCTCTGGACCTGGACCTTGATAGACATCGTTCCAGTCATCATGGTGGACACAAGGGAGGACAGAAGTCAGGGAAGCAGACCCATCAACATGGCAACAGTCATG CTGCCCCAAAGCTAAATGATGATGACAAGACTCCAGCTCCCCCACAGTTCCAGGAGAATGTCTTTATCGAGAGCAGCAGGTCCAAGTACATGGAGGACCTCCACACCGAGGCCCTCGAGGGGCTGAAAATGATGCAGGAAGAAG aaaacAGTAATGGAGTGGAGTATCAAGATAATGAAAGCACAGTT TCGACTGTGACGGTCCAAACAGACGGGGAAAGTGCAGGGTTCGTGACAGACAGCACCATTCCTGACACATCCTCAGTTATCTCAAGACAGTCATCAATGTCCGCAAGATCGTCCCGCTCTGGACTCACCAGGCAAG CATCAACATTCAGACCACTGAACTCTggtaaaaagtcagaaaaaagcaaaacacgaAAACGTCAACGGAGGAGTGTTGCAGGGATTCCACGACATGTTCAGAAAGAGTTTG GCTTGGATAGAGTGGGATGGATGGTAACTCGGCGGCTGGATGAAGAACAACTTTTCAACAGAGATACTGATAACAGCCCTTTGACTGTTGGGCCAGAATCACCAGAAGAACTTGGTTCCATTCCTCAAACCTCAAACATCATCCATCCACTTAGTAAAGAGAAGGTGGCGCAGCTGAATGCTGCCCATGCTGCTCATACAGATGACCTGGCACTGCTGCACCGTTTCACTCCTCTTTCTGAAGGTGAGCGGAGACCTCGGTCCGTGGCTGTGCCATGGATGACTACTGCGTCCAGTCTCCAACAAAAGCCCCCTAGCCCAGTTATGACCATGTCACCCCAGGCTGCATACATGTCTAAAATAATTCCTAATGCTGTGCTACCACCCTCCGTTGACGTAGTGGAAATCAGCCGCAGTCGAAGTCGCAGCAGTGTCCGCATGGTCAGCAAGAGCAGCCTGTTGGTGTCCAGCCCAGCTCCCTCTCGTGCTTCATCTAGGGCTTCTTCATCCAGAACCACTTCCTCCAATATCACCTCTGTCTCCCGCTACAATGGTCCTACTCTGTCTGACACTTCCTGTTACAGcaattcagattcttcagagACCTTGGTGTCCGATTCCTCAACCATCTCCAGCAACAGCAGGCAAAAAATGCCTCACAATGTAGATACGTCTGCTAAGCATTATACGGTCAATAGCAATTCTTCTAATGGCACCTTCAACACTAAGGTCCTAATTAAGGGAGAGCAGAAAGATGGGCAGTTTGTGCGTAGTCTCTCTGTCATTAAGTCCAAACGAGCTCCACCTCCTCCAAGTCGCTCCTATTCCCTTCACAGCAAAATGAAACGGCGATCACAGGATCTGTTGGAGCTTCCAATAGAACCGTCAGCCCCTAGCAAGGAACAGGAAAACCATAAACCTGGATCATCCCCATTGCCCTCCTCATGTGTAGACAGCCCTGGTTATCACGGAGATACCAGCTCTCTAGATGACTCTACAGGTTCCACATTATTCGCTTTAAAGAAATCTCAGCTACCGGCACCAAAGACGGAGGATTCGAAAAAGGCTGCAGCAACAGATTGCAAGGATGCTTCAGTAGAAAAGCAGGAGCAGTTTCAAGAGAACAAGCACACTACATTATTGTCTCCATCCAGTGGTTATTCCAGCCAAGATGGAACATCCCCACAACAGCCACCCAGCACGTCTCCAAAGCACAAAAAGGGGTTCTTTACAAAGCTTCAAAAGTTATTCTCTGGGCCGAACTCTTCTAGTTTGGCTCCAGGCGTCTCGACCCAGGCAGAGATTGCTGAACCTAAACACGACACAGTCAGCGTCAGCCCCTCAGTTCAGACCCTGAGAGAACTCTTCAACATCCCTCCCCCACCCAAAGTCCATGCCCCACCGCCGCCTCCCCCTGAGGTATGGGCTCACAGTAAACGTACATTTGAGTTACTCCTGGGACCTCCTGCTCCTGACAACCCTATTGCCATCATAAAGAAGAATCCAAAGGACAGGAGACAACAGAGACAGTCTCCCTCAGTGTCTAGAGAAGGATCTGTAAAGAGCTTTGCAgtagaaagaaaacacaaggaCATGGCGGTAACAGTAGAGTCAATAAATGAATCGCTAGAGGCAAAGAAAGTTCAAGAAAGTGggattttaaatgcagaaattcaCAAAGAGAAGATTGAAAGATTGTCTCAGAATGAAGATTTGGAAGGTAACGttaagaaagagaaagagagcgtatgtgacattttaaatggGATATTAGTGAAGGATATAGAAAAGCGTGAAAGAAAAGGTCAGAAAACGTCCAGCCAAGCTGCAGAGGGAATGACGAACACGGCTACATCAACCACCATTTCATCAGTGAATATTTCTTCATCGGTGAGTGGTCCTCTACAACTCAGCGCCATACAGACCACTGAGGCTTCCAGATCTGTAAAAGTTGTTTTGCCTGAATCATCCTGGCCTCCCCCTCCTCCACCAATGGCTCAAGTTAGCATCAACGGAGCGGATGGGCTAGATTTCCCACTTCCACCACCCCCATTCTTCAGTGAGGAGGGAATGATTTCACCTGTTCAAGTGCCACCAAATGGGAACAGTTATGGTTGCAAATCATCACCTGGAGCTGTGTTTAGTAGACAAGATGTGAAAGGAGATTGTATTGAGGTGTCTCCATCACCAGGTATCCCGCCTCCCCCGTCCTATACTGCTCCCCTTCCACCAACCACTGAGACTGAAAAGGGCTCTGTCCCACCAAAAGAGTCTTCAGTATCTGCTTCACCAGTTAAAGAAGTCCATCTTCCGACAGCTGTAGAGGTTTCTAAAGACTTTACTCTTCAACATACCCAGGAAACATCTTACTCCACTGAACAGGCAGGTCCTCTGAGAAAGTATGTTCCACCTCAGAGTATTCCACCCCTACCAACACAGCTCCAACCGTCAGAGCAGGAGATAGATCCTCCAGACAAGAGTGCCCCACCAAAACCTGAAACTAAAGAATTACCAAACAGTATTTTAATCCCTCATCAGTGtattcctccctctcctcccaaAGAGCCTCTGCTCAAGTCTTCAACTGATCATTCAGGAACTGACGAGGCACCAATTTTACCACCATCTGAGTTCAGAAATGCTTCTTTactaaaagaggaagaagaaattgCTTCTACTCAACCTATTAACATTCCGTTGCCTCCACCTTTGCCAGCACAGATTCCTGCggacagtaaaaataaatatggtcCTCTGAGCATAGAAAACCAACACCAAACGACAGCTTGTGCATCTGATGTACATAGAGAACAGTCGAATGCTATCACCCCTTCCCTCTTGAAAATGGTCAAGCTTCGGTCTGTTGAAAACAGTCTGGAACCCCTTGAAACTCAAGAGCAGGCCTCTTCTAAAGGTGTCCTTAAGGACCCTTCTTCTACTATAACATCATCACTTCTACAGATGATCAAACTTCGGTCTGTGAACAACAGCCCTGAACCCACTGAAAGTTCCACAGGCGTAAAAGAGGAACCAACACCATCTTTTCTCCAAAAGGTAAAGCTCCGGTCCATCAACAACAGCCCTGAACCAGCCGAAGTTGCCAAGGATTCAGGCGAGGCATCAGTGTCCAGTGCCACCCCATCCTCTCTGCAGACAGTCATGCTTCAGGATATTAACAACAGCCCTGAACCCCCGGAAGCCGGCAAGGATGCAAGTGAATCATCACTATCCGTTGCTACACCATCTTCTCTGCAGACAGTCAAACTGCAGGCTATTAACAACAGCCCTGAACCCGCTGAAGAGGTCAAGGATGCAACCGAGGAGTCCGTAAAGAACAGTCCCGAACCCCTGGAAGCTAAAGAGCAACCAAAACCTGAGACCCCAGTGAACCAACAGCTCCCTGACAAAGAGCTCCCAACCTCATCTTCCACTAGTGAGGCTCCTCAGAAGCCCATCAGAAAATCTCTGATCATGACCTATCCCACTTCCACATCTCCACCTGCCACCATCACCTCAACACCAACTCTGTCTCAGTCTGTTGTAGTTTCAACTGCAACTTCACCAACAGTTGTCGCTCCAATGAAAGAGTCTCCTCCTGCCACAACCTCTTCTGGCTCCATGAACCTGCAAGAGGCCATCCGCCTCAGGACAGCTGCCAGATCAAAACAGGGTCCTTCTTCTCGGCTCTCACCTTTGTCCCCTCTAGACTACCTTAAATCGCCGACAAGTACTGCAAGCTTTATCTTCTCCAAAAGCAACAAGAAGGTAGTGATTGAGACGAAGCAAAAGCAAGAAGAGaaggaaaatgtgcaaaacaacgAGGAAGATTCCACTAAGGTGACGAGTGAAGGAGAGTCAAAGATAGTAGGGAGAGTGCCACCACCTGTGGCAAAAAAACCGAAAGCAAAGGGTAAAGAGGCTGAGACCAGTGACGCTGTGGAGCAAACTGCAGGACAGGAAACACAGCTAGATGGTCTCAAAG ATACCACAGAGGAAATAAACGGGACAGCAGGTACTGTTCAGAGCGGGACATCATCAGCATGA
- the LOC116709395 gene encoding syncoilin codes for MSRKQQVEDGSNTTSTEELHNEDISKHDVHIDSETALCETTRLNTLKMNQMGMKALGELFEYCIQQVLGLERQRDELIQELLALNEPMLQVVEHLREKLMAARRLLTLAQLDYVSMYKEVEQVKRKLFIAARDCIQSQVTLAGQEYEVAQSGLTQEELKASLHDLSHELHQLQDDHQNQLTSLRDQASRPRRSRTMSDVSQCRQASIRLQRRFSGSVTALEGWYEPRMVALLRRRQAGEEALRNCKEQAMDLRASLAPLREDIRRLEVQRSCLLKRINLMEIEREERTAHHKEIVEELQETLRELKLEFEIQKTFRTDLEQLTEGLKTELTFLRGNDELHNISEEEEQLSISRG; via the exons ATGAGCAGAAAACAGCAAGTGGAGGATGGCAGCAACACAACATCCACTGAGGAATTACACAATGAGGATATTTCAAAACATGATGTACACATTGACTCTGAAACAGCCCTGTGTGAAACTACACGGCTCAACACACTAAAGATGAACCAGATGGGCATGAAAGCTCTGGGGGAACTTTTTGAGTACTGCATTCAGCAAGTGTTGGGTCTGGAGAGGCAGAGGGACGAGCTGATCCAGGAGCTTCTCGCTCTGAACGAACCTATGCTGCAGGTTGTGGAGCACCTCAGAGAAAAGCTGATGGCGGCAAGGAGGCTCCTCACTCTGGCTCAGCTGGATTATGTCTCCATGTACAAGGAAGTGGAGCAGGTGAAGAGGAAACTGTTCATCGCAGCCAGAGACTGCATCCAGAGTCAGGTGACGCTGGCTGGACAGGAGTACGAAGTGGCTCAGTCTGGTCTGACACAG GAGGAACTGAAGGCCAGTCTCCATGATCTGTCCCATGAGTTGCACCAGCTGCAGGATGACCACCAGAACCAGCTCACCTCCCTCAGAGATCAAGCCTCTAGACCGCGCCGGTCAAGGACCATGAGTGATGTCAGTCAGTGTCGGCAGGCTTCCATCAGGCTGCAGCGGAGGTTCAGCGGCAGCGTAACGGCACTGGAGGGCTGGTACGAGCCACGCATGGTAGCCCTGCTGAGGAGAAGGCAGGCTGGGGAGGAAGCTCTGAGAAACTGCAAGGAGCAGGCGATGGACCTGAGAGCCAGCCTGGCTCCTCTGAGAGAAGACATTCGGAGGCTGGAGGTGCAGAGATCCTGTCTGCTGAAACGGATCAATCTTATGGAGAtagagagggaggagaggacAGCACATCACAAG GAAATAGTGGAAGAACTACAAGAGACACTCAGAGAACTAAAATTGGAGTTTGAGATTCAAAAAACCTTCAGGACTGATTTGGAGCAGCTCACAGAGGGCCTGAAAACAGAGCTCACATTTTTAAG AGGGAACGATGAACTGCATAACATTTCTGAAGAGGAAGAACAGTTATCCATTTCCAGAGGCTGA
- the LOC116709394 gene encoding histone-binding protein RBBP4: protein MADKDAAFDDAVEERVINEEYKIWKKNTLFLYDLVMTHALEWPSLTAQWLPDVTRPEGKDYSVHRLVLGTHTSDEQNHLVIASVQLPNDDAQFEASHYDSEKGEFGGFGSVSGKIEIEIKINHEGEVNRARYMPQNPCIIATKTPTSDVLVFDYTKHPSKPDPSGECTPDLRLRGHQKEGYGLSWNPNLSGCLLSASDDHTICLWDISTVPKEGKIVDAKTIFTGHTAVVEDVSWHLLHESLFGSVADDQKLMIWDTRSNNTSKPSHAVDAHTAEVNCLSFNPYSEFILATGSADKTVALWDLRNLKLKLHSFESHKDEIFQVQWSPHNETILASSGTDRRLNVWDLSKIGEEQSPEDAEDGPPELLFIHGGHTAKISDFSWNPNEPWVICSVSEDNIMQVWQMAENIYNDEDPEGAADSEVQA, encoded by the exons ATGGCCGATAAAGACG ctgcaTTTGATGATGCCGTGGAGGAAAGGGTGATCAATGAGGAGTACAAGATCTGGAAGAAGAACACCCTTTTCCTCTATGATCTGGTCATGACTCACGCCCTGGAGTGGCCCAGCCTGACCGCTCAGTGGCTGCCAGATGTCACCAG ACCTGAGGGAAAGGACTACAGTGTACATAGACTGGTTTTGGGGACACACACCTCTGACGAGCAGAATCACCTTGTTATTGCCAGTGTTCAACTTCCAAATGATGATGCCCAATTTGAGGCTTCACACTATGACAGTGAGAAAGGAG AGTTTGGAGGCTTTGGCTCTGTTAGTGGAAAAATAGAGATTGAGATCAAGATCAACCATGAGGGAGAAGTGAACAGAGCACGCTATATGCCCCAGAATCCCTGTATTATTGCCACCAAAACCCCCACCAGTGATGTGCTGGTCTTTGATTACACAAAGCACCCCTCCAAACCTG ATCCTTCTGGAGAATGCACCCCAGACCTGCGACTCAGGGGACACCAGAAGGAAGGCTACGGCCTCTCCTGGAACCCAAACCTCAGTGGATGCCTCCTCAGTGCTTCTGATGACCAT ACTATATGCCTCTGGGATATCAGCACGGTGCCAAAGGAGGGGAAGATCGTAGATGCCAAAACAATCTTCACAGGCCACACTGCTGTGGTGGAGGACGTTTCCTGGCATCTTCTCCACGAATCCCTCTTCGGATCTGTGGCAGACGACCAGAAACTCATGAT CTGGGACACACGGTCAAACAACACCTCCAAACCGAGCCATGCAGTGGACGCTCACACTGCTGAAGTCAACTGCCTGTCTTTTAATCCCTACAGTGAGTTCATTTTGGCCACTGGCTCTGCTGACAAG ACTGTGGCTCTTTGGGACTTGAGGAACCTGAAGCTGAAACTCCATTCATTTGAGTCTCACAAGGATGAGATCTTTCAG GTTCAGTGGTCTCCTCATAATGAGACCATCCTGGCCTCCAGCGGCACCGACAGGCGGCTCAACGTCTGGGACCTGAGTAAGATCGGAGAGGAGCAGTCGCCAGAGGACGCTGAGGATGGTCCTCCCGAGTTGCTG TTCATCCATGGCGGACACACAGCTAAGATCTCAGACTTTTCCTGGAACCCCAACGAGCCGTGGGTCATCTGTTCGGTGTCAGAGGACAACATCATGCAAGTGTGGCAGATG GCTGAAAACATCTACAACGATGAAGACCCAGAGGGCGCTGCAGATTCAGAGGTCCAGGCATGA